One window from the genome of Pedococcus badiiscoriae encodes:
- a CDS encoding anti-sigma factor antagonist, producing the protein MDLSVSSSEQGAVTIVHVAGEIDVYTAPLLREVLDKQVAAGRTDLVVDLEKVTFMDSTGLGVLVGRLKLVRGQNGTLRIVSAQERILKVFKITGLDKVFHIYPTVDDAAAASSA; encoded by the coding sequence GTGGACCTGTCGGTCTCCAGCAGCGAGCAGGGCGCCGTGACGATTGTCCACGTGGCAGGCGAGATCGACGTGTACACCGCTCCGCTGCTCCGCGAAGTGCTCGACAAGCAGGTTGCCGCGGGCCGCACCGACCTCGTCGTCGACCTCGAGAAGGTCACGTTCATGGACTCCACCGGGCTCGGCGTGCTCGTCGGGCGCCTCAAGCTGGTCCGTGGACAGAACGGCACGCTGCGCATCGTCAGCGCCCAGGAGCGGATCCTCAAGGTCTTCAAGATCACCGGGCTGGACAAGGTGTTCCACATCTACCCCACCGTGGACGACGCCGCCGCGGCCTCCAGCGCCTGA
- a CDS encoding DEAD/DEAH box helicase, with protein MSTSGPIAPGSAAASRPAFDPESVLATLAAGARSERLLHVHEVPARSAALAEWPAWVHPSVYAACAGAGVTSLWSHQREAADLAHQGSHVVMATGTASGKSLGYLLPVLSAVVDGALAPSGRGATALYLSPTKALAADQLARVQAMAVPGVRAATYDGDTATEERRWIRDHAHLVLTNPDLVHHSLLPLHERWAPFLRALRYVVIDECHTYRGVFGSHLAALLRRLRRVCARYGSHPTFVLASATVRDPGAHASRLVGMPVAPVTDDGSPREAMTFALWEPGLLGEGAGRRSATSEAADLLASLVSERVQTVAFAKSRAGVEALATSARRTLMDLEPALGGAVAAYRGGYLPEERRALERSLRSGAILGLAATNALELGIDISGLDAVLLAGWPGTRASLWQQAGRAGRDGTRSLAIYVAADDPLDTYVVHHPEVVFGQPVEATVLDPDNPHVLGPHLAAAAAELPLREEDLPMFGDHARGLVDALVARGILRRRPTGWYWARTDRATDHVSLRGAGEVVGIVDQRTGRVLGTIDEASAHTQVHTGAVHVHQGDSYVVTDLDLAHGTATVVRGDPGWSTFAQSVSAFDIVAAERSEDWGPVRVSFGTVQVHTQVTSFLRRLASGEVIGTHPLDLPQRTLTTRAVWWTMPVEWLGEVGVEEADIPGAAHAAEHAGIGMLPLVATCDRWDIGGVSTALHPDTGLPTIMVYDGHPGGAGFAERAFDSFEVWLQSTLETVRSCRCESGCPACVQSPKCGNGNEPLDKAKAVSLLRAVLAHAPRGAHGAAGDALQPEAQR; from the coding sequence ATGTCCACCTCCGGTCCCATCGCACCCGGTTCGGCGGCGGCGAGTCGCCCCGCGTTCGACCCGGAGTCGGTGCTGGCCACCCTGGCGGCCGGAGCGCGCTCAGAGAGGTTGCTGCACGTCCACGAGGTGCCCGCGAGGTCCGCGGCGCTCGCCGAGTGGCCTGCCTGGGTCCACCCCAGCGTGTATGCCGCGTGCGCCGGGGCAGGGGTCACCTCGCTCTGGTCGCACCAGCGGGAGGCGGCCGACCTGGCCCATCAGGGCTCGCACGTGGTGATGGCCACGGGCACCGCGTCGGGCAAGAGCCTCGGCTATCTCCTGCCCGTGCTGTCCGCGGTCGTGGACGGGGCCCTCGCACCGTCGGGTCGCGGTGCCACGGCGTTGTACCTCTCCCCCACCAAGGCCCTCGCGGCCGACCAGCTCGCCCGCGTGCAGGCGATGGCCGTCCCCGGCGTGCGGGCCGCGACCTACGACGGCGACACGGCCACCGAGGAGCGGCGCTGGATCCGCGACCACGCCCATCTCGTGCTCACCAACCCCGACCTCGTGCACCACTCCCTGTTACCGCTGCACGAGCGCTGGGCGCCGTTCCTGCGAGCGCTGCGTTACGTCGTCATCGACGAGTGCCACACCTACCGCGGCGTCTTCGGCTCCCATCTTGCGGCGCTGCTGCGCCGGCTGCGACGGGTGTGCGCGCGCTACGGCTCCCACCCCACGTTCGTGCTCGCCTCGGCCACGGTGCGCGACCCCGGCGCCCACGCCTCGCGCCTCGTCGGTATGCCGGTCGCGCCCGTCACCGACGACGGTTCCCCTCGCGAGGCGATGACGTTCGCCCTGTGGGAACCGGGACTGCTCGGCGAGGGGGCTGGTCGCCGCTCGGCCACCTCGGAGGCCGCCGACCTGCTGGCGTCCCTGGTCTCCGAGCGCGTGCAGACGGTGGCGTTCGCCAAGTCCCGTGCCGGCGTGGAGGCATTGGCGACCAGTGCCCGGCGCACCCTGATGGACCTGGAACCCGCGCTGGGAGGTGCCGTCGCGGCATACCGCGGCGGCTACCTGCCGGAGGAGCGGCGCGCGTTGGAACGCTCGCTGCGCTCGGGCGCGATCCTGGGACTGGCGGCGACCAACGCGCTGGAGCTCGGGATCGACATCAGCGGGCTCGACGCCGTGCTGCTCGCCGGGTGGCCCGGCACGCGGGCATCGCTGTGGCAGCAGGCCGGTCGCGCCGGTCGGGACGGCACCCGGTCACTGGCGATCTACGTCGCCGCCGACGACCCGCTGGACACGTACGTCGTGCACCATCCCGAGGTGGTCTTCGGGCAGCCGGTGGAGGCCACCGTCCTGGATCCCGACAACCCGCACGTCCTGGGGCCGCACCTCGCCGCGGCGGCGGCCGAGCTGCCGCTGCGGGAGGAGGACCTCCCGATGTTCGGCGACCACGCACGTGGGCTGGTCGACGCCCTGGTGGCACGGGGGATCCTGCGCCGGCGACCGACCGGCTGGTACTGGGCCAGGACCGACCGCGCCACGGACCACGTGTCGCTGCGGGGAGCCGGTGAGGTCGTGGGGATCGTCGACCAGCGCACCGGGCGGGTGCTGGGCACCATCGACGAGGCGTCGGCGCACACCCAGGTGCACACCGGTGCCGTGCACGTGCACCAGGGCGACAGCTATGTCGTGACCGACCTCGACCTCGCCCACGGAACAGCCACGGTGGTCAGGGGCGACCCCGGCTGGAGCACGTTCGCCCAGTCGGTGAGCGCGTTCGACATCGTCGCGGCCGAACGCAGCGAGGACTGGGGTCCGGTGCGCGTCTCGTTCGGGACGGTCCAGGTGCACACCCAGGTCACCTCGTTCCTGCGCCGCTTGGCCAGCGGCGAGGTGATCGGCACCCACCCGCTCGACCTGCCCCAACGCACACTCACCACCCGCGCCGTGTGGTGGACCATGCCCGTCGAGTGGCTGGGGGAGGTGGGCGTGGAGGAGGCCGACATCCCTGGCGCCGCGCATGCGGCCGAGCATGCGGGGATCGGCATGCTGCCACTCGTGGCGACCTGCGACCGATGGGACATCGGGGGCGTCTCGACCGCCCTGCATCCCGACACGGGGCTGCCGACGATCATGGTCTACGACGGACACCCCGGCGGGGCGGGCTTCGCCGAGCGGGCCTTCGACTCGTTCGAGGTCTGGCTTCAGTCGACCTTGGAGACCGTCCGCTCGTGCCGTTGCGAGAGCGGCTGCCCGGCCTGCGTCCAGTCACCCAAGTGCGGCAACGGCAACGAGCCGCTGGACAAGGCAAAGGCCGTGAGCCTGCTGCGGGCCGTGCTGGCCCACGCACCAAGGGGTGCGCATGGCGCGGCGGGCGATGCCCTTCAGCCGGAAGCGCAGAGGTGA
- a CDS encoding Rv3654c family TadE-like protein, with product MNRRGEDGTVTVVVVAVMGLALTLLLGGLALASAVIATHRARAAADLAALAAAQALQAGAAPREACAVGASIMGRNGARAQRCLVAADGSVTVSATTTAGFALPGMPPGITTATARAGPSP from the coding sequence GTGAACAGGCGGGGGGAGGACGGCACCGTCACGGTGGTCGTCGTGGCTGTCATGGGGTTGGCGCTGACCCTCCTCCTGGGCGGACTGGCGCTGGCGAGTGCAGTCATCGCAACGCACCGTGCGCGGGCGGCCGCAGACCTGGCCGCCCTGGCCGCGGCGCAGGCCCTCCAAGCGGGTGCGGCCCCGCGGGAGGCGTGCGCCGTCGGGGCATCCATCATGGGGAGGAATGGCGCCCGAGCTCAGCGGTGTCTGGTGGCGGCGGACGGTTCCGTCACGGTCTCGGCGACCACCACTGCGGGCTTCGCACTGCCGGGGATGCCGCCGGGGATCACCACGGCGACGGCCCGCGCTGGGCCGTCGCCGTAA
- a CDS encoding TadE family type IV pilus minor pilin: protein MATAEFACAVPALIVVVVLALSAITTVTDQVRCVDAARATARALARGDSEAGALLVGRRLAPAQATFSLAGSGREVSVVVRGRPSPGLGWLGSRASPTGRAVAVREDVDPVVGLPPPQAVP from the coding sequence ATGGCCACGGCCGAGTTCGCCTGCGCCGTCCCCGCCCTCATCGTCGTGGTGGTCCTCGCGTTGTCGGCCATCACCACGGTGACCGACCAGGTGCGCTGCGTGGACGCGGCGCGTGCCACGGCTCGCGCCCTGGCGCGCGGCGACAGCGAGGCCGGCGCGTTGCTGGTCGGCCGACGGCTGGCGCCTGCGCAGGCGACGTTCTCGCTGGCAGGGTCCGGGCGAGAGGTGTCCGTCGTGGTTCGGGGAAGACCATCGCCGGGACTTGGCTGGCTGGGCTCTCGGGCGTCCCCGACCGGACGTGCGGTGGCCGTGCGCGAGGACGTCGACCCGGTGGTCGGACTACCTCCTCCGCAGGCCGTTCCGTGA
- a CDS encoding DUF4244 domain-containing protein, with protein sequence MTTAEYAVGTLAACAFAAVLLAVVRSGTVKAALASVIAAALRSAG encoded by the coding sequence ATGACCACCGCGGAGTATGCCGTCGGCACGCTGGCCGCATGTGCCTTTGCGGCCGTCCTGCTCGCCGTCGTCAGGTCGGGGACCGTCAAGGCGGCCCTCGCGTCCGTGATCGCCGCCGCCCTCAGGTCGGCCGGATAG
- a CDS encoding type II secretion system F family protein, producing MTVLTCLLLALATVLWPSRSPGSGAPGRLGWTPPRGQVERAGGRAPPLAAFRTRWPVRQRDLAATEDVADALVLISLALRAGLPLVEALQHVQSGAVGRVRVELGAVVAALRWGCSAHEAWSYAGARWRAAALATHLAEQTGAAPSALIERAAGRLREERERERERAAARAGVLLVLPLGLGFLPAFACTAVVPVVLSLATGVLESGA from the coding sequence ATGACCGTGCTCACCTGCCTCCTGCTGGCGCTGGCCACCGTCCTGTGGCCCTCGCGCTCCCCGGGTTCCGGCGCGCCAGGACGGCTCGGATGGACGCCACCACGGGGTCAGGTCGAGAGGGCGGGGGGCAGGGCGCCGCCTCTGGCGGCCTTCCGCACGCGTTGGCCAGTGCGTCAGCGAGACCTCGCAGCCACCGAGGACGTGGCAGACGCCCTGGTCCTCATCAGCCTGGCCCTTCGAGCTGGCCTTCCGTTGGTCGAGGCCCTGCAGCACGTCCAGTCGGGCGCGGTCGGCCGGGTCCGTGTCGAGCTGGGGGCCGTCGTCGCGGCGTTGCGCTGGGGATGCTCAGCACACGAGGCCTGGTCCTACGCGGGGGCCCGATGGCGTGCGGCGGCGTTGGCGACCCACCTGGCCGAACAGACCGGGGCCGCCCCTTCGGCGCTCATCGAACGCGCCGCCGGACGTCTTCGCGAGGAGCGTGAACGCGAGCGCGAGCGAGCCGCAGCTCGGGCCGGGGTGCTGCTCGTGCTGCCCTTGGGGCTTGGCTTCCTGCCGGCCTTCGCCTGCACCGCCGTGGTGCCCGTCGTCCTGAGCCTGGCCACGGGTGTCCTGGAGTCTGGGGCGTGA
- a CDS encoding type II secretion system F family protein: MAELVATLAAPLRAGVVPSAALAAAEPSFADDPALASLLAELVAAARTGAPVAEVWLGHVDANRSPDLQFVAQAWALTERTGAPLADALDSCEAVLRARERGRARVASAAAGPRASMAVLCLLPASGPVVGAAVGVDPATLYFSSTAATVSLALGLVLAAGGWWWSRRILRCAA, from the coding sequence TTGGCCGAACTCGTGGCCACCCTGGCTGCTCCTCTGCGTGCAGGGGTCGTTCCCTCGGCAGCGCTGGCTGCCGCCGAGCCGAGCTTCGCCGATGACCCCGCGCTCGCATCCCTGCTCGCGGAGCTGGTTGCGGCCGCGAGAACGGGAGCACCGGTGGCCGAGGTCTGGTTGGGCCATGTCGACGCGAACCGCAGCCCGGATCTGCAGTTCGTTGCGCAGGCCTGGGCGCTCACGGAACGCACCGGGGCGCCGCTGGCCGATGCCCTCGACTCGTGCGAGGCAGTCCTGCGAGCCAGGGAGCGAGGTCGTGCACGGGTCGCCAGCGCTGCGGCGGGCCCGCGAGCCTCGATGGCCGTGTTGTGCCTGCTCCCCGCGAGCGGTCCGGTCGTGGGGGCGGCTGTCGGGGTCGACCCCGCCACGTTGTACTTCTCCTCGACGGCCGCGACAGTCAGCCTCGCTCTCGGACTGGTGCTGGCCGCCGGGGGCTGGTGGTGGAGTCGGCGGATCCTCCGGTGCGCAGCATGA
- a CDS encoding TadA family conjugal transfer-associated ATPase, with protein sequence MSQEALIADRIRRGQGPDPAAVADVAIADVARLGERGVEMARTLLASEVLGLGPLEAFLTDPDVTDVLVNGDGSVWLDRGCGGVERAELVLAPSAARRLAVRLAGLAGRRLDESQAWVDGLLPNGLRLHAILPPLVDGGAHVSLRVPRAGGVGLSGLRERGMFDAVVEELLRALVRARCSFVVSGGTGCGKTTLLAAMLAEVPVVERIVVVEDVRELAVSHPHVVRLQGRGPNVEGQGGVGLVDLVRQALRMRPDRLVVGEVRGAEVREMLAALNTGHEGGCGTLHANAPADVPRRFDALGALAGMPRDAVQTQLSSAVQAVVHVDRGARGRRVAAVSVIRWTGAEVTCDLALDAESGTRGPGWARLTTLTGGPV encoded by the coding sequence ATGAGCCAGGAAGCGCTGATCGCTGACCGGATCCGCCGCGGGCAAGGCCCCGACCCGGCCGCGGTCGCCGACGTCGCCATCGCCGACGTCGCCCGGCTCGGTGAGCGCGGCGTCGAGATGGCGCGGACCCTGCTGGCTTCGGAGGTCCTGGGGCTGGGTCCCTTGGAGGCCTTCCTGACCGACCCTGACGTCACCGACGTCCTCGTCAACGGTGACGGCTCGGTGTGGCTCGACCGAGGGTGCGGCGGGGTGGAACGGGCCGAGCTCGTGCTCGCGCCGTCTGCCGCCCGGCGGTTGGCCGTGCGCCTGGCCGGGCTGGCGGGGCGGCGACTCGACGAGAGCCAGGCCTGGGTGGACGGACTGTTGCCCAACGGCCTCCGGCTGCACGCGATCCTGCCGCCCCTGGTCGACGGCGGCGCCCACGTCAGCCTGCGGGTCCCCCGAGCCGGTGGTGTCGGCCTGTCGGGTCTGCGGGAGCGGGGGATGTTCGATGCAGTGGTCGAGGAGCTGCTTCGGGCGCTCGTGCGGGCACGATGCTCGTTCGTGGTGAGCGGGGGGACCGGCTGCGGAAAGACGACCCTGCTCGCGGCCATGTTGGCCGAGGTGCCCGTGGTCGAGCGGATCGTCGTCGTCGAGGATGTGCGCGAGCTGGCGGTGTCGCACCCCCACGTGGTGCGACTGCAGGGCCGTGGGCCCAACGTCGAGGGCCAGGGTGGGGTCGGACTGGTCGACCTCGTCCGCCAGGCGCTGCGGATGAGGCCGGACCGGCTCGTCGTGGGTGAGGTGCGGGGAGCCGAGGTGCGAGAGATGTTGGCTGCGCTCAACACCGGCCATGAGGGCGGCTGCGGCACGCTCCACGCGAATGCCCCGGCGGACGTTCCACGCCGGTTCGACGCATTGGGTGCCTTGGCCGGGATGCCACGGGACGCCGTCCAGACCCAGCTGTCCAGCGCCGTGCAGGCGGTGGTCCACGTCGATCGTGGAGCGAGAGGGCGCCGCGTCGCCGCAGTGTCCGTGATCCGGTGGACGGGCGCAGAGGTTACCTGCGACCTGGCTCTGGATGCGGAGTCCGGTACGCGGGGACCCGGGTGGGCCCGGCTGACCACCTTGACCGGGGGCCCGGTGTGA
- a CDS encoding LytTR family transcriptional regulator DNA-binding domain-containing protein: MAGAPPADAEPRRPKVASTGSPGATDPAAEPEAAAAEDETIPVELAGVTRFITRSQVRYAEAQGDYARLHTEAGSHLVRIPLTALQERWASAGFVRIHRSTLVSLAHIREVRTERGRVSVVLKDAELQVSRRQGRELRARLLGAAPPATS; this comes from the coding sequence ATGGCCGGCGCGCCCCCCGCTGATGCGGAGCCCCGCCGCCCGAAGGTGGCCAGCACCGGCTCCCCGGGCGCGACCGACCCTGCGGCCGAACCGGAAGCGGCCGCAGCCGAGGACGAGACCATCCCGGTGGAGCTGGCCGGGGTCACCAGGTTCATCACCAGGAGCCAGGTCCGCTACGCCGAGGCGCAGGGCGACTACGCCCGCCTGCACACCGAGGCCGGCTCGCACCTGGTCCGCATCCCCCTGACCGCGCTCCAGGAGCGGTGGGCGTCAGCGGGATTCGTCCGCATCCACCGCAGCACACTGGTGTCGCTGGCCCACATTAGGGAGGTGCGCACGGAGCGCGGCCGCGTCAGCGTGGTCCTCAAGGACGCCGAGCTCCAGGTCAGCCGGCGACAGGGCCGCGAGCTGCGAGCCCGCCTGCTGGGGGCCGCTCCTCCCGCCACCTCGTGA
- a CDS encoding AMIN-like domain-containing (lipo)protein encodes MNVTKHTTRLAIRSLVIALAAGLVPVVAATTAAEAAPYCGITWGSAAKSSATMVPGPLTNVRAGRHTCFDRLVVDVRGSAPGYTVKYVSNVFTEGRGTVVPLRGGAKLLVVTRAPAYTSTGASSYHPANRRELVDVTGYTTFRQVAWAGTFEGQTSIGLGVRARLPFRAFTIHDATGSHLVIDVAHHW; translated from the coding sequence ATGAATGTCACCAAGCACACCACGCGACTGGCCATCCGGTCGCTCGTGATCGCCCTGGCGGCCGGGCTGGTCCCCGTCGTCGCGGCGACCACCGCCGCAGAGGCCGCACCATACTGCGGGATCACCTGGGGTTCGGCGGCCAAGAGCTCCGCCACGATGGTTCCCGGCCCGCTCACGAACGTCCGGGCGGGTCGGCACACCTGCTTCGACCGCCTCGTGGTCGACGTGAGGGGAAGCGCGCCGGGCTACACGGTGAAGTACGTCTCCAACGTCTTCACGGAGGGCCGGGGCACAGTGGTGCCTCTTCGAGGCGGGGCCAAGCTCCTCGTCGTGACGCGGGCACCGGCCTACACCAGCACGGGAGCCTCGAGCTACCACCCCGCCAACCGTCGAGAGCTGGTGGACGTCACGGGCTACACGACGTTCCGGCAGGTCGCGTGGGCCGGGACGTTCGAGGGTCAGACGTCGATCGGGCTCGGGGTCAGGGCCCGACTGCCCTTCCGGGCGTTCACGATCCACGACGCCACCGGTAGCCATCTGGTCATCGACGTGGCCCACCACTGGTAG
- the acs gene encoding acetate--CoA ligase, with translation MRGPDAGWLGGSPRPRPCRRSRLPTPPGGATVSDTLSTSQAEGRDLSPTPEFAAHANGQADLYDAAAADFEGFWADQARQRLTWAKDFDQTLDWSGAPFAKWYVGGELNAAYNCVDRHVEAGNGDRVAIHFEGEGGDTRTITYAELQRDVAKAANALESLGVSKGDRVAIYLPMIPEAVAAMLACARIGAPHSVVFGGFSADALRTRIADAEAKLVITADGQFRRGKSAPLKPAVDAAVEGETTVEKVLVVQRTRDDVAWDDDRDVWWHEVVDAASDQHEAVPHDSEHPLFILYTSGTTGKPKGIFHTTGGYLTQAAYTNSVVHDVHPESDVYWCTADIGWVTGHSYIVYGPLANGATQVIYEGTPDTPHHGRWWEIIDKYKVSILYTAPTAIRTFMKWGDDIPAKFDLSSLRVLGSVGEPINPEAWLWYRKHIGADRCPIVDTWWQTETGGIMISPLPGVTTLEPGSAQRPVPGISAEILDDEGQPLHDPEAVGYLVLTKPWPGMLRGIWGDEERYKETYWSRFGPKYYFAGDGAKYDEKGNIWLLGRVDDVMNVSGHRLSTAEIESALVSHPSVAEAAVVGASDDTTGQAVVAFVILRGGAHDDGDATVQELRNHVAKEIGPIAKPRSIMVVSELPKTRSGKIMRRLLRDVAENREVGDVTTLADSSVMGLIKEGMSSGAED, from the coding sequence ATGCGCGGGCCGGATGCGGGTTGGCTTGGGGGGTCACCGCGACCTCGGCCATGCCGACGCAGTCGCCTGCCAACGCCGCCAGGAGGAGCCACCGTGTCCGACACCCTGTCCACGAGCCAGGCCGAGGGTCGGGACCTGTCCCCGACTCCCGAGTTCGCCGCGCACGCCAACGGTCAGGCGGACCTCTACGACGCAGCAGCCGCGGACTTCGAGGGCTTCTGGGCCGACCAGGCCCGGCAGCGCCTCACCTGGGCCAAGGACTTCGACCAGACGCTCGACTGGAGCGGCGCGCCCTTCGCGAAGTGGTACGTGGGGGGTGAGCTCAACGCGGCATACAACTGTGTGGACCGGCACGTGGAGGCGGGCAACGGCGACCGCGTCGCCATCCACTTCGAGGGCGAGGGTGGCGACACCCGCACCATCACGTATGCCGAGCTGCAGCGTGACGTGGCCAAGGCCGCCAATGCCCTTGAGTCCCTAGGGGTTTCGAAGGGTGACCGGGTGGCGATCTACCTGCCGATGATTCCCGAGGCGGTGGCGGCGATGCTCGCCTGCGCCCGGATCGGCGCCCCTCACTCGGTGGTGTTCGGCGGGTTCTCGGCCGATGCCCTGCGCACCCGGATCGCCGACGCCGAGGCCAAGCTCGTCATCACCGCCGACGGCCAGTTCCGGCGCGGCAAGTCGGCGCCGCTGAAGCCCGCCGTCGACGCGGCCGTCGAGGGCGAGACGACCGTCGAGAAGGTCCTGGTCGTGCAGCGGACCCGCGACGACGTGGCCTGGGACGACGACCGCGACGTGTGGTGGCACGAGGTCGTCGACGCGGCGAGCGACCAGCACGAGGCGGTGCCCCACGACAGCGAGCACCCGCTGTTCATCCTCTACACCTCTGGGACGACCGGTAAGCCCAAGGGCATCTTCCACACCACCGGCGGCTACCTGACCCAGGCGGCATACACGAACTCGGTCGTCCACGACGTGCACCCGGAGAGCGACGTCTACTGGTGCACCGCCGACATCGGCTGGGTGACGGGCCACTCGTACATCGTCTACGGCCCGCTGGCCAATGGCGCGACCCAGGTGATCTACGAGGGCACTCCGGACACCCCGCACCACGGCCGCTGGTGGGAGATCATCGACAAGTACAAGGTCTCGATCCTCTACACCGCGCCCACGGCCATCCGGACGTTCATGAAGTGGGGCGACGACATCCCGGCGAAGTTCGACCTGTCGTCGCTGCGGGTGCTCGGCTCGGTCGGGGAGCCGATCAACCCCGAGGCGTGGCTCTGGTACCGCAAGCACATCGGCGCTGACCGCTGCCCCATCGTGGACACCTGGTGGCAGACCGAGACCGGCGGCATCATGATCAGCCCGCTGCCCGGCGTCACGACGCTCGAGCCCGGCTCCGCCCAGCGACCCGTCCCCGGCATCAGCGCCGAGATCCTCGACGACGAGGGCCAGCCGCTGCACGACCCCGAGGCGGTGGGATACCTCGTCCTCACGAAGCCGTGGCCGGGCATGCTGCGTGGCATCTGGGGCGACGAGGAGCGCTACAAGGAGACCTACTGGTCGCGGTTCGGGCCGAAGTACTACTTCGCCGGCGATGGCGCCAAGTACGACGAGAAGGGCAACATCTGGCTGCTCGGTCGCGTCGACGACGTCATGAACGTGTCGGGCCACCGGCTCTCGACCGCCGAGATCGAGTCAGCGCTCGTGTCGCACCCGTCCGTCGCGGAGGCGGCCGTGGTCGGGGCCAGCGACGACACGACCGGCCAGGCGGTGGTGGCGTTCGTCATCCTGCGCGGCGGCGCCCACGACGACGGCGACGCCACCGTCCAGGAGCTGCGCAACCACGTCGCCAAGGAGATAGGGCCCATCGCCAAGCCGCGCTCGATCATGGTCGTGTCCGAGCTGCCCAAGACCCGCTCCGGCAAGATCATGCGCCGGCTGCTGCGCGACGTCGCCGAGAACCGCGAGGTCGGCGACGTCACGACGCTGGCCGACTCGTCCGTCATGGGCCTGATCAAGGAGGGCATGAGCTCCGGCGCGGAGGACTGA
- a CDS encoding VOC family protein — protein MAIARFPTIVLDCPDAAALATFYGTMLDWTIKDDGDWFEVRADYGQCICFQQVADYRAPVWPGQDVPQQMHLDVVVDDLDTGEAEVIALGATKHDHQPGTTFRVFLDPAGHPFCLCTS, from the coding sequence ATGGCTATCGCACGCTTTCCCACCATCGTCCTCGACTGCCCGGACGCCGCCGCCCTCGCGACGTTCTACGGCACGATGCTCGACTGGACCATCAAGGACGACGGCGACTGGTTCGAGGTCCGCGCCGACTACGGCCAGTGCATCTGCTTCCAGCAGGTCGCCGACTACCGCGCCCCTGTCTGGCCCGGCCAGGACGTCCCCCAGCAGATGCACCTCGACGTGGTGGTCGACGACCTCGACACCGGCGAGGCCGAGGTCATCGCGCTCGGCGCCACCAAGCACGACCACCAGCCGGGGACGACGTTCCGGGTCTTCCTCGACCCGGCCGGCCACCCGTTCTGCCTCTGCACCAGCTGA
- a CDS encoding glycerophosphodiester phosphodiesterase family protein has protein sequence MPYGTESVPLALAHRGGAALAPENTIAAFALSSALGVRYLETDVRLTADGALVCFHDSTLDRVTQARGPLARHTLGSLREVLVDGREPIPTLAEVLEMFPDANITVDLKGREAIGPLGKLLRHKDFRDRVCVAGAWDGWLDVVRAAVPGVRTALGWRSLTAVVTTARAGMPPARRFATAEFAHVPLKLGRVPVFVERLVDGAHRIGVRVVVWTVNDPATMGLLLDAGVDGIITDRPDLLREVLVARNQWLPMPGTAVARTLAL, from the coding sequence ATGCCCTACGGCACGGAGTCCGTCCCGCTCGCCCTCGCCCACCGCGGGGGTGCCGCCCTGGCCCCCGAGAACACCATCGCCGCGTTCGCCCTCTCGTCGGCCCTGGGGGTGAGGTACCTGGAGACCGACGTGCGCCTCACCGCCGATGGCGCGCTGGTCTGCTTCCACGACTCGACCCTCGACCGGGTGACGCAGGCCCGCGGCCCGCTCGCGCGGCATACCCTCGGTTCGTTGCGCGAGGTGCTCGTGGACGGCCGCGAACCGATCCCGACGCTGGCCGAGGTCCTCGAGATGTTCCCGGACGCCAACATCACCGTCGACCTCAAGGGCCGTGAGGCGATCGGTCCGTTGGGGAAGCTGTTGCGGCACAAGGACTTCCGAGACCGGGTGTGTGTCGCGGGCGCGTGGGACGGGTGGCTCGACGTGGTGCGGGCGGCGGTGCCGGGGGTGCGGACCGCGCTGGGCTGGCGCTCCCTGACCGCCGTGGTCACCACGGCTCGAGCCGGTATGCCGCCGGCGCGCCGGTTCGCGACGGCGGAGTTCGCCCACGTGCCGCTCAAGCTCGGCCGGGTGCCGGTCTTCGTCGAACGGCTCGTGGATGGCGCGCACCGGATCGGCGTGCGGGTCGTGGTCTGGACGGTGAACGACCCCGCGACGATGGGGCTGCTGCTGGACGCCGGGGTCGACGGGATCATCACCGACCGTCCCGACCTGCTACGCGAGGTGCTGGTCGCCCGCAACCAGTGGCTGCCCATGCCCGGCACCGCGGTCGCGCGGACCCTGGCGCTGTGA